In a single window of the Gossypium hirsutum isolate 1008001.06 chromosome A13, Gossypium_hirsutum_v2.1, whole genome shotgun sequence genome:
- the LOC107894702 gene encoding uncharacterized protein, which produces MEPSYVRRGHWLSGTVTAASGGQKFPKNIPFSPFHMEHRSGVQIPRKLVKFRPKVEKPFDFSPFQRGPRRKPKEFRGFSSRRKGVLRWHLIGGGGNKGYG; this is translated from the exons ATGGAGCCTTCATACGTTCGCCGCGGCCACTGGTTATCAGGGACGGTGACTGCCGCCTCTGGTGGCCAAAAATTCCCCAAAAATATCCCTTTTTCCCCTTTTCACATGGAACACAGATCTGGGGTTCAAATCCCTAGAAAATTAGTCAAATTTCGGCCGAAAGTAGAGAAACCTTTCGATTTCTCCCCTTTTCAACGAGGCCCTCGACGGAAACCTAAGGAGTTTCGAGGTTTCTCGAGCCGAAGAAAAGGGGTTCTACGGTGGCACTTaatag GTGGTGGCGGCAATAAGGGGTACGGGTAA